A region of the Agrobacterium sp. RAC06 genome:
ACAGAGAGCCAGTGGCTGTGGCGGCTTTCCACCAAGCACGGCTCGAATGGCGTGCTCGGAGATGTCGGCATCCATATCCTGGACTTTGCCGGCTATGGTGCGGCGACCGATATCGATCATGTCTTCGCGCGTCTGAAGACCTTCGAGAAGGCGCCCGGCAACAGGATCGGCGAATACGATCTCGACGCCAATGACAGCTTCACCATGACCGCCGAGTTTACCAACGGCGCGATGGGCGTGGTTCACGCCAGTCGCTGGGCGACAGGTCATCTCAACGAGTTGCGCCTTCGTGTCCATGGCGACAAGGGCGCGTTGGAGGTCATCCACCGCCTCGACGGGTCGAGTCTGAGGGCCTGCCTGCAGGAGGATGTCGAAAAGGCCGTCTGGCGGGAGATCGAGGTCGATCCGGTCGAGACAAACTATCAGAAGTTCATCACGGCGATCCGCTCAGGTTATGGGCAGGAGCCGAGCTTCCGGCATGCCGCAAACCTGCAGAAGATCCTCGATCTGGCGATGTTGACCGAGATCGAGCGGCGCGAGCTGGCGGTCTGAGCCGGTTTTGCTGAATCCATGTCGAAACGGAAAACGCCGCCCGAGGAGGTTCGGGCGGCGTTTCCATTCTGCGCGACCTTTCGGTCCCGCGGGAGCTCTTGATTGTCAGTAGGTAACGGTAACCGCCGACTTGTCCTTGGCGGACTTGACGGCAGCGTCGGCCAGCGCCAGAGCGATCAGGCCGTCTTCGGCCGAGGGCGCCATCGGCGTGCCGTTGTCGAGCGCGTCGATGAAGGCGGAGATTTCGGCTGCATAGGCCGCCGTGTAGCGGGTCATGAAGAAGTCGTGCAGCGGCGGGCGGGTATAACCGTCCTTGTTGGCGACTTCGATCGAGACCGGGCGCTGGTTTTCAGCCGAAACCGAGCCGAGCGAGCCGTGCACTTCGATGCGCTGGTCGTAGCCGTAGGATGCGCGGCGCGAGTTGGAGATGATCGCCTGGCGACCGCTCTTGGTCGTCAGGATCAGTGAGGCGCTGTCATAGTCGCCGAGTTCGCCGATGACAGGATCGACCAGAACCGAGGCCGAGGCCTGGACCGTTTCGATCTCTTCGCCGAGCAGGAAGCGGGCCATGTCGAAGTCATGGATAGTCATGTCGCGGAAGATGCCGCCGGAGACCTTGATGTATTCGGCAGGCGGTGCGCCCGGGTCGCGGCTGGTGATGGTGACCATCTCGACCTTGCCGATCGAGCCCTTGTCGATCTCCTTGCGGACGGCCTGGAAATGTGGGTCGAAGCGGCGGTTGAAGCCGAGCATGACCTTGCCGCCGACGGCGCGGACGGTCTCAAGGCAGGCCTTGGCGCGTGCGACATCCAGATCGATTGGCTTTTCGCAGAAGATCGCCTTGCCGGCCTTGGCGAAACGCTCGATCAGGTCGGCATGGGTGTTGGTCGGCGTGCAGATGATGACGGCGTCGATCTCCTTGTCGGCCTCGATCTCCTCGATCGTCTTTACCGCGCAGCCGGTCTGGGCCGCGATGGCGTTTGCGGCGTCGGCGAAGGCGTCGGCAACGGCGACCAGTTTCGCGCGCTTGTCTTCGGCGATTGCCTTGGCATGCACCTTGCCGATGCGGCCGGCGCCCAGAAGTGCCAGTCTCGTGACCATGTTCGTTTCCTCCCTATGCGCCTTGGTCCCTCGTCAAAGGGCGGCGATTGTGGTGTGCTCCTGACGGAGGCGCCTGATTGATGTTCCATTTCACGCTGGCCAAGGCCATGTTTTGGAATATATGTTCTATTTTGCTAGATCTTGATACGGTTTCTGTCAAGCGGGACAGTGTCACGGGGTAAGGGTAGGAAAACGAATGAACGAAATCGGCGGACCGCAGACGATCAAGGACTTTGAAGATCGGCTGCTGGAAGTTTCCGGCAGCCTGCCCAAGCGGCTCAAGCAATGCGCCGACTATGTCGCCGCCAACAAGGATCGCATTGCGGTCTCTACCGTCGCCGAGATGGCGGAAGGGGCGGGCGTGCAGCCTTCGGCCTTCATGCGCTTCTGCCAGATCATGGGCTTCACAGGCTTTTCAGAGATGCAGAAGCTGTTTCGCGAAAGCTTCGTCGGCGGCTGGCCGGATTATTCGACGCGCCTGCAGCACTTAAGGGAAAAAGCCGAGGGATCGCCCTCCGCCCTTCTCGCCGAATTTGTCGAGGCTGGGCGGCTTTCTCTCGAAAATCTCGTCAAAACCGTTGATCCGCAGGCAATGGAGGTGGCGGTCAGGCAGCTTTCCGAAGCGCGCATGATCCACATCATCGGTCTGCGCCGCTCCTTTCCGGTGGCAAGTTACATGGCCTATGCCTTCGAGAAGATGGGTGTACCGGCGATGCTGCACAGTGTGGTCGGTCGGCTCGACAACCATCATGCGATCCAGGCGGGTGATGCGCTGCTCGCCGTCACCTTTTCTCCCTATTCCGCCGAAACGCTTGAGCTGGTCGAGCAGGTGCGCGCGCGCGGCGTTCCGGTCATTGCGGTCACCGATACGGTGGTCAGTCCACTGCGCCGCATGGGGGCTACTCTGCTCTCCGTTTCGGAAGTCGACTTTGGTGCGTTCCGGTCGCTGTCGGCCACGCTCTGTCTGGCGATCACGCTTTCCGTCGCCGTCGGGACTGCGCGACAGGAAGCCTGAACGTTCGTATTGAAATTCTGAAAAATAGAATTTATAGTCCATTTTTAGACATGGCCGTTCCAAATCGTGGAATGGTTTCGAGGCGGGGCGCTAGATCCCGCATCACAGGGAGGACATCGCTTGGCTTCGCTCGATCTGATCACGATCGGTCGCTCGTCCGTGGACCTGTATGGGGCCCAGGTTGGCGGTCGGCTGGAGGACATGGCCTCCTTCAACAAATATATCGGTGGCTCGCCGACCAATATCGCGGCGGGCACGGCGCGGCTCGGCTTGAAGTCGGCACTGATCACCCGCGTCGGCGACGAGCATATGGGCCGCTTCATCCGCGAGCAGCTGGTGCGCGAGGGCGTCGATGTGCGCGGCGTGAAGACCGACAAGGAACGGCTGACCGCCTTGGTGCTGCTCGGCATCCGGGACGAACACCAGTTCCCGCTGATCTTCTACCGCGAAAACTGCGCCGACATGGCGCTGTCGGAAGAGGATATCGATCCGGATTTCATCGCCGAGGCGCGCTGCGTCTGTGCGACCGGCACGCATCTGTCGCATCCGCGCACGGAAGCTGCCGTGCTCAAGGCGCTGAAGATCGCCCGCGAAAAGGGCGGTCTGACGGCGCTTGACATCGACTACCGCCCGAACCTCTGGGGTCTTGCCGGCCATGGCGATGGCGAAAGCCGCTTTGTCGAGTCCGCTCAGGTCACCGCGAAGCTGCAGTCGACGCTGCATCTCTTCAATCTGATCGTCGGTACGGAAGAGGAGTTCCACATAGCCGGCGGCTCGACCGATACGATCGAGGCGCTGAAGGCGGTTCGCAAGGTCTCCTCCGCGACGCTGGTGTGCAAGCGCGGCCCGATGGGTGCCGTGGTCTTTGATGGCGCGATCCCTGATAGTCTCGATGCCGGCCAGACCGGCCAGGGTTTTCCGATCGAGGTGTTCAATGTGCTGGGCGCCGGTGACGGCTTCATGTCGGGGCTGCTCAAGGGCTGGCTCACCGGCCAGGATTGGCCGACCAGCCTAAAATTCGCCAATGCCTGCGGCGCGTTTGCCGTCTCGCGCCACGGCTGCACGCCGGCCTATCCGAGCTGGGATGAGCTGCAGTATTTCTTCCGCACTGGCATCCAGAACAAGGCGCTGCGCAAGGACGAGGCGCTGGAGCAGGTGCACTGGTCGACGAACCGCAAGAATGACTGGTCGACGATGCGGGTGTTTGCCTTCGATCATCGCATGCAGCTCGAAGCCATGGCCAAGGAATCAGGCGTTGCCGACGAGAAGATCGGTGCCTTCAAGAACCTCTGCCTCGATGCGGCGCTCTCTGTCTCCGGCGGCAATTCCGGTTACGGCCTGCTCTGTGACAGCCGTCTCGGTCGCGAGTCACTCTATCGCGCGGCTGGCACGGGTCTGTGGATCGGTCGTCCTGTCGAATGGCCGGGCTCGCGTCCGCTGACGCTGGAGCCGGAAATCGGCCCCGATTTCGGCGGCCTCGTCGAATGGCCGCTCGAACATGTGGTGAAGGTGCTCTGCTTCTATCACCCCGACGATAGCGCGGAGATGAAGGCCGAGCAGGAAAAGACCGTGCAGCGGCTCTTCCATGCGGCGCGCCGCAATCGGCTCGAATT
Encoded here:
- a CDS encoding bifunctional 5-dehydro-2-deoxygluconokinase/5-dehydro-2-deoxyphosphogluconate aldolase, yielding MASLDLITIGRSSVDLYGAQVGGRLEDMASFNKYIGGSPTNIAAGTARLGLKSALITRVGDEHMGRFIREQLVREGVDVRGVKTDKERLTALVLLGIRDEHQFPLIFYRENCADMALSEEDIDPDFIAEARCVCATGTHLSHPRTEAAVLKALKIAREKGGLTALDIDYRPNLWGLAGHGDGESRFVESAQVTAKLQSTLHLFNLIVGTEEEFHIAGGSTDTIEALKAVRKVSSATLVCKRGPMGAVVFDGAIPDSLDAGQTGQGFPIEVFNVLGAGDGFMSGLLKGWLTGQDWPTSLKFANACGAFAVSRHGCTPAYPSWDELQYFFRTGIQNKALRKDEALEQVHWSTNRKNDWSTMRVFAFDHRMQLEAMAKESGVADEKIGAFKNLCLDAALSVSGGNSGYGLLCDSRLGRESLYRAAGTGLWIGRPVEWPGSRPLTLEPEIGPDFGGLVEWPLEHVVKVLCFYHPDDSAEMKAEQEKTVQRLFHAARRNRLEFLLEVIPSKVGACDDETVAKIIERFYEIGVYPDWWKLEPMKTTASWANACNAIERNDPNTRGIVVLGLDAPQVELEESFQLAAGFDLVKGFAVGRTIFGDAARKWLAGSINDAQAVEDMAARYQSLCAIWDAARQKAVSAKGGKA
- the iolG gene encoding inositol 2-dehydrogenase translates to MVTRLALLGAGRIGKVHAKAIAEDKRAKLVAVADAFADAANAIAAQTGCAVKTIEEIEADKEIDAVIICTPTNTHADLIERFAKAGKAIFCEKPIDLDVARAKACLETVRAVGGKVMLGFNRRFDPHFQAVRKEIDKGSIGKVEMVTITSRDPGAPPAEYIKVSGGIFRDMTIHDFDMARFLLGEEIETVQASASVLVDPVIGELGDYDSASLILTTKSGRQAIISNSRRASYGYDQRIEVHGSLGSVSAENQRPVSIEVANKDGYTRPPLHDFFMTRYTAAYAAEISAFIDALDNGTPMAPSAEDGLIALALADAAVKSAKDKSAVTVTY
- a CDS encoding MurR/RpiR family transcriptional regulator, coding for MNEIGGPQTIKDFEDRLLEVSGSLPKRLKQCADYVAANKDRIAVSTVAEMAEGAGVQPSAFMRFCQIMGFTGFSEMQKLFRESFVGGWPDYSTRLQHLREKAEGSPSALLAEFVEAGRLSLENLVKTVDPQAMEVAVRQLSEARMIHIIGLRRSFPVASYMAYAFEKMGVPAMLHSVVGRLDNHHAIQAGDALLAVTFSPYSAETLELVEQVRARGVPVIAVTDTVVSPLRRMGATLLSVSEVDFGAFRSLSATLCLAITLSVAVGTARQEA
- a CDS encoding Gfo/Idh/MocA family protein, encoding MSTAPIRLLILGTGGMANTHAMNFSIITDVQLVAAVDLDMATVRAFAARHNIPNTFTSLEEAIAWGEFDAVTNVTPDKVHYPTTLKLLAAGKHVMCEKPLAENYAKADEMATAAEMSGLVNMVNLTYRNVAQVQKARQMVIGGEIGKVRHIEASYLQSWLVSKAWGDWSTESQWLWRLSTKHGSNGVLGDVGIHILDFAGYGAATDIDHVFARLKTFEKAPGNRIGEYDLDANDSFTMTAEFTNGAMGVVHASRWATGHLNELRLRVHGDKGALEVIHRLDGSSLRACLQEDVEKAVWREIEVDPVETNYQKFITAIRSGYGQEPSFRHAANLQKILDLAMLTEIERRELAV